One region of Halomicrobium sp. LC1Hm genomic DNA includes:
- a CDS encoding DUF357 domain-containing protein, with the protein MAAELREKTDRYEGLLAEAVSAAEIAPPEGTPMHDAAVECAEMAASYLEDGRHFRADDDPVNALASFSYGHAWLDAGARIGLFDVPTEGHLFTV; encoded by the coding sequence ATGGCTGCGGAGCTACGGGAGAAGACCGATCGATACGAGGGACTGCTCGCAGAGGCCGTCTCGGCGGCCGAAATCGCGCCACCAGAGGGGACGCCGATGCACGACGCGGCCGTCGAGTGCGCGGAGATGGCGGCGTCGTATCTCGAAGACGGCCGACACTTCCGGGCGGACGACGACCCGGTCAACGCGCTGGCGTCGTTCTCCTACGGCCACGCGTGGCTCGACGCCGGGGCGCGGATCGGGCTGTTCGACGTGCCGACCGAGGGCCACCTCTTTACCGTCTAG
- a CDS encoding DNA-3-methyladenine glycosylase has protein sequence MERGQIAIASLPGGVDLQSTVESGQSYLWDRSDGRMYEQDGVHGGSAWYWTTVRVDGRAHVIRVRQRDGHLEWESDIDATPHLRRLLRLDDDLEAIRATAPDDAVVQDAYDEYWGMRLVRDPPFGSLISFICSAQMRVGRIHGMQQALRETYGDPVTFDGETYHAYPTPEQLAATTEEALRDLGLGYRAPYVLRTATMVAEGEADPQAARGMAYEDARDHLTQFVGVGDKVADCVLLFSLDFLEAVPLDTWIKTTIEEYFPAADRGNYADTSRAIREALGGEYAGYAQTYVFHYLRSGGDQT, from the coding sequence ATGGAACGGGGCCAGATAGCGATCGCGAGCCTGCCTGGTGGCGTCGACCTCCAGTCGACGGTCGAGAGCGGCCAGTCGTACCTCTGGGACCGCTCTGACGGTCGGATGTACGAGCAGGACGGCGTACACGGCGGCTCGGCGTGGTACTGGACGACTGTCAGAGTCGACGGCCGAGCCCACGTGATCAGGGTTCGACAGCGCGACGGCCACCTCGAATGGGAGAGCGACATCGACGCGACGCCACACCTCCGGCGGCTGCTCCGGCTGGACGACGACCTCGAAGCGATCCGTGCGACGGCACCCGACGACGCCGTCGTCCAGGACGCGTACGACGAGTACTGGGGGATGCGTCTCGTCCGCGATCCGCCGTTCGGCTCGCTGATCTCCTTCATCTGCTCGGCACAGATGCGCGTGGGCCGCATCCACGGGATGCAACAGGCGCTGCGCGAGACGTACGGCGATCCGGTCACGTTCGACGGCGAGACCTACCACGCGTACCCGACGCCGGAACAGCTGGCAGCGACGACAGAGGAGGCGCTGCGAGACCTCGGGCTGGGCTACCGAGCGCCGTACGTCCTGCGGACCGCGACGATGGTCGCCGAGGGCGAAGCAGACCCACAAGCGGCCCGCGGGATGGCCTACGAGGACGCTCGCGACCACCTCACCCAGTTCGTCGGCGTCGGGGACAAGGTCGCCGACTGCGTGTTACTGTTCTCGCTCGATTTCCTCGAAGCGGTCCCGCTGGACACCTGGATCAAGACGACCATCGAGGAGTACTTCCCGGCTGCCGATCGGGGCAACTACGCAGACACCTCGCGGGCGATCCGCGAGGCCCTCGGCGGCGAGTACGCCGGCTACGCGCAGACGTACGTGTTTCACTACCTCCGAAGCGGCGGCGACCAGACGTGA
- a CDS encoding UPF0058 family protein, translated as MKKQELIHLHGLLAQVQNHYEQETGDTVEHDKYVDLGVQPTSIHKSKTDHKAAVFALAKGITSEMNAEEKEPVSAAAD; from the coding sequence ATGAAGAAGCAGGAACTCATCCATCTCCACGGCCTGCTTGCACAGGTACAGAACCACTACGAGCAAGAGACAGGGGACACAGTCGAACACGACAAGTACGTCGATCTCGGTGTCCAGCCGACCTCGATTCACAAGTCGAAGACGGACCACAAGGCCGCTGTATTTGCCCTCGCGAAGGGAATCACGTCCGAGATGAACGCCGAAGAGAAAGAACCTGTTTCTGCTGCTGCCGACTGA
- a CDS encoding DUF555 domain-containing protein encodes MDCRVVVEAAVPVYDVETPDEAVRIAISKTGEMLNPDLNYVEINMGERQCPHCGDELEPAFIAADESLVALELEMTVFNVERDEHAARIARKEIGQRLENIPLEVLQIEAIEETDDSDAEDPAETIDDEGDGAGSDTGETDAGTESDSDDVLPEFDELMNE; translated from the coding sequence ATGGATTGCCGAGTTGTCGTCGAGGCCGCTGTGCCCGTCTACGACGTGGAAACCCCAGACGAGGCGGTCCGGATCGCGATCTCGAAGACCGGCGAGATGCTCAATCCGGACCTCAACTACGTCGAGATCAACATGGGCGAACGACAGTGTCCTCACTGTGGCGACGAACTCGAACCCGCCTTCATCGCTGCCGACGAGAGTCTGGTCGCGCTCGAACTGGAGATGACCGTCTTCAACGTCGAGCGCGACGAACACGCCGCCCGGATCGCTCGCAAGGAGATCGGCCAGCGCCTCGAGAACATCCCGCTAGAAGTACTACAGATCGAAGCGATCGAGGAGACGGACGACTCCGACGCCGAGGACCCAGCGGAAACGATCGACGACGAGGGCGACGGCGCTGGGTCCGACACTGGCGAGACGGACGCGGGAACGGAGTCGGATTCGGACGACGTGTTACCCGAGTTCGACGAGTTAATGAACGAATAA
- a CDS encoding transcription initiation factor IIB family protein — MSEIYTRTNSGEQQTSTEIEREEADVDEDVCPECGGHTQLDSEHGETVCEDCGLVVEEDEIDHGPEWRAFDASEKDSKSRVGAPTTKMMHDKGLSTNIGWQDKDAYGNSLSSSQRQKMQRLRTWNERFRTRDSKERNLKQALGEIDRMASALGLPKNVRETASVIYRRALDEDLLPGRSIEGVATSALYAAARQANNPRSLDEMTHVSRVERMELTRTYRYIIRELGLEVAPAKPESYVPRFCSELSLSDETERRARELIEAARDGGILSGKSPVGIAAAAVYAAALLTNEKVTQSEVSGVADISEVTIRNRYKELLDVDGLPA, encoded by the coding sequence ATGAGCGAGATATATACCCGAACCAACAGCGGCGAACAGCAGACCAGCACAGAGATCGAGCGAGAGGAGGCGGACGTCGACGAGGACGTCTGTCCCGAGTGTGGCGGCCACACGCAACTCGACTCCGAACACGGCGAGACCGTCTGTGAGGACTGTGGACTGGTCGTCGAGGAAGACGAGATTGACCACGGCCCCGAGTGGCGCGCGTTCGACGCCAGCGAGAAAGACAGCAAGTCCCGCGTCGGCGCGCCGACGACCAAGATGATGCACGACAAGGGGCTGTCGACCAACATCGGTTGGCAGGACAAGGACGCCTACGGCAACTCCCTGTCGAGTTCCCAGCGCCAGAAGATGCAGCGCCTGCGCACCTGGAACGAGCGATTCCGCACGCGTGACTCCAAGGAACGCAATCTCAAGCAGGCGCTTGGTGAGATCGACCGCATGGCATCGGCGCTCGGACTCCCCAAGAACGTCCGCGAGACCGCAAGCGTCATCTATCGCCGCGCGCTCGACGAGGACCTGCTGCCCGGTCGCTCCATCGAGGGCGTCGCCACGTCGGCGCTGTACGCCGCCGCCCGTCAGGCGAACAACCCCCGGTCACTCGACGAGATGACCCACGTCTCCCGCGTCGAACGGATGGAGCTCACCCGGACCTACCGCTACATCATCCGGGAACTGGGCCTGGAAGTCGCCCCGGCCAAGCCCGAGAGTTACGTCCCGCGCTTTTGCAGCGAGCTGTCGCTGTCGGACGAGACCGAACGGCGCGCACGCGAACTGATCGAAGCGGCTCGTGACGGTGGCATCCTCAGCGGGAAGTCGCCGGTCGGAATCGCGGCCGCGGCCGTGTACGCAGCGGCCCTGCTGACCAACGAGAAGGTCACACAGAGCGAGGTCAGCGGCGTCGCGGACATCTCAGAGGTCACGATCCGCAACCGCTACAAGGAACTGCTCGACGTCGACGGCCTCCCGGCGTAA
- a CDS encoding translation initiation factor IF-2 subunit beta has product MDYDEMLDQAVEETPEIEGDGERFEIPDPDLRQEGNATVFENFQSVCDRLSRADEHVMQFLQNEVGTSGHIDESGRARLTGEFRERRIADALDAYADAYVLCPECGLPDTKLKDEQGATVLRCEACGAQSPAGP; this is encoded by the coding sequence ATGGACTACGACGAGATGCTCGACCAGGCGGTCGAGGAGACACCGGAGATCGAGGGCGACGGCGAACGGTTCGAAATTCCCGATCCGGACCTCCGCCAGGAGGGGAACGCGACCGTGTTCGAGAATTTCCAGTCGGTCTGTGACCGGCTCTCGCGAGCGGACGAACACGTGATGCAGTTCCTCCAGAACGAGGTCGGGACGAGCGGCCACATCGACGAGAGTGGCCGGGCCAGGCTCACTGGTGAGTTCCGGGAGCGACGCATCGCCGACGCGCTCGACGCCTACGCCGACGCCTACGTGCTGTGCCCGGAGTGTGGGCTCCCCGATACGAAGCTCAAGGACGAGCAGGGCGCGACGGTGCTGCGATGTGAAGCCTGCGGCGCGCAGTCGCCGGCCGGGCCGTAG
- a CDS encoding 2,5-diamino-6-(ribosylamino)-4(3H)-pyrimidinone 5'-phosphate reductase yields the protein MHVVVNAAMSADGKLSTRRREQIEISGTRDFDRVDELRAESDAVMVGVGTVLADDPSLTLDDPERQRAREERGEPANPARVVADSQVRTPPDARVLDGAALTYLLVSQAAPTDFVTQMEEAGATVIAAGEDRVDLVTALAKLEGDGIDQLMVEGGGELIFSLFEAGLVDELSVFVGSTVIGGRDAPTLADGEGFVDEFPALSLDDIERVDDGVLLSWTVTDTA from the coding sequence ATGCACGTGGTCGTCAACGCCGCCATGAGCGCCGACGGGAAGCTGTCGACGCGCCGTCGCGAACAGATCGAGATCTCGGGAACGCGGGACTTCGACCGGGTCGACGAGTTGCGCGCCGAGAGCGACGCGGTCATGGTCGGCGTCGGGACGGTGCTGGCAGACGATCCGTCGCTCACGCTCGACGACCCCGAGCGCCAGCGGGCCCGCGAGGAACGTGGCGAGCCCGCCAATCCCGCGCGAGTCGTCGCCGACTCACAGGTCAGGACCCCGCCGGACGCACGCGTCCTCGACGGGGCAGCACTCACCTACCTGCTGGTCAGCCAGGCGGCACCGACGGACTTCGTCACGCAGATGGAGGAAGCGGGCGCGACCGTCATCGCAGCCGGCGAGGACCGCGTCGATCTGGTCACCGCACTCGCCAAGCTGGAGGGCGACGGCATCGACCAGCTGATGGTCGAGGGCGGGGGCGAGCTGATCTTCTCGCTGTTCGAGGCGGGACTGGTCGACGAGCTCTCGGTGTTCGTCGGCTCGACGGTGATCGGCGGACGGGACGCCCCGACACTGGCAGACGGCGAGGGGTTCGTCGACGAGTTCCCGGCGCTCTCGCTCGACGATATCGAGCGGGTAGACGACGGCGTCCTCCTCTCGTGGACGGTCACCGACACGGCGTGA
- a CDS encoding acylphosphatase, which produces MSDRTRAHVFVSGKVQGVFYRANTRETAGETSVDGWVKNLSDGRVEAVFEGPAPAVESMVEWCHEGSPRARVDGVEVEYEEPAGIEGFEIRR; this is translated from the coding sequence ATGTCCGACCGCACACGCGCACACGTGTTCGTCAGCGGCAAGGTACAGGGCGTCTTCTACCGCGCCAACACCCGCGAGACCGCGGGCGAGACGAGCGTCGACGGCTGGGTAAAGAATCTCTCGGATGGCCGCGTCGAGGCAGTTTTCGAGGGGCCTGCGCCGGCCGTCGAGTCGATGGTCGAGTGGTGTCACGAGGGCAGTCCCAGAGCCCGCGTCGACGGCGTCGAGGTCGAGTACGAGGAGCCGGCGGGGATCGAGGGCTTCGAGATTCGGCGCTGA
- a CDS encoding NAD(P)/FAD-dependent oxidoreductase produces MTEDVVEHRRLIIAGTGIAGLTAAIYAARSNNDPLVFEGDEPGGQLTLTTDVANYPGFPEGISGPDLVNDMKEQAQQFGAELDHGIVENVDATDRPFRVELANGDAYTADAVIAASGASARTLGVPGEDELMGYGVSTCATCDGAFFRDEDMLVVGGGDAAMEEATFLTKFADTVYLAHRREEFRAEDYWIDRVQDQVESGDIEIMRNTELLEIHGSAEDGVDHVTLARNDEGYPSEALDDPDTEQFDFDVGAVFLAIGHTPNTGYLEDTGVELDEAGYLQTEGGVGDGETATAVEGLFGAGDVVDHHYQQAVTAAGMGCKAALDADEYLESLPEASQATETAPQADD; encoded by the coding sequence ATGACCGAAGACGTCGTCGAACACCGGAGGCTCATCATCGCTGGGACGGGTATCGCGGGGCTCACCGCCGCCATCTACGCCGCCCGCTCGAACAACGATCCCCTCGTCTTCGAAGGGGACGAACCCGGCGGACAGCTCACGCTCACCACGGACGTGGCGAACTACCCGGGCTTCCCGGAGGGAATCAGCGGTCCCGACCTGGTCAACGACATGAAAGAGCAGGCCCAGCAGTTCGGTGCCGAACTCGATCACGGAATCGTCGAGAACGTCGACGCGACCGATCGCCCGTTCCGTGTCGAACTCGCCAACGGCGACGCTTACACCGCCGACGCCGTCATCGCCGCCTCCGGAGCGAGCGCGCGCACGCTCGGCGTCCCCGGCGAGGACGAACTGATGGGCTACGGCGTCTCGACGTGTGCGACCTGTGACGGGGCGTTCTTCCGCGACGAGGACATGCTCGTGGTCGGCGGCGGCGACGCCGCCATGGAGGAGGCCACCTTCCTGACGAAGTTCGCGGACACCGTCTACCTCGCACACCGCCGCGAGGAGTTCCGCGCGGAGGACTACTGGATCGACCGCGTCCAGGACCAGGTCGAGAGCGGCGACATCGAGATCATGCGCAACACGGAACTCCTGGAGATCCACGGCTCGGCCGAAGACGGCGTCGACCACGTCACGCTGGCCCGCAACGACGAGGGATACCCCTCGGAGGCGCTCGACGACCCCGACACCGAGCAGTTCGACTTCGACGTGGGCGCGGTCTTCCTCGCGATCGGCCACACGCCCAACACCGGCTACCTCGAAGACACCGGCGTCGAACTGGACGAGGCCGGGTACCTCCAGACCGAGGGCGGCGTCGGCGACGGCGAGACCGCCACCGCCGTCGAGGGGCTGTTCGGTGCCGGCGACGTGGTCGACCACCACTACCAGCAGGCCGTCACCGCCGCGGGGATGGGCTGTAAGGCCGCTCTCGACGCCGACGAGTACCTCGAATCGCTCCCCGAAGCGTCCCAGGCCACCGAGACGGCCCCGCAGGCAGACGATTGA